In Sesamum indicum cultivar Zhongzhi No. 13 unplaced genomic scaffold, S_indicum_v1.0 scaffold00057, whole genome shotgun sequence, one DNA window encodes the following:
- the LOC105178785 gene encoding elongation factor 1-beta-like, whose protein sequence is MADTFSDLHTESGLKALDQFLSSKSYISGSHLMKDDFKVYAAVLGKPLNDLYPNASKWYEAVSAKLAPIFPGKAVGVRIRGQATLAEAVAPAADAKTSTADDDDLDLFGDETEEDKKAAEQREATNASTKKKESEKSSIFVDIKPWDDVTNMKKLTFLGLDYMKRRYSTSFHSNLQVRTLVPFLILRGVPNRRAMLNNASRLKNWIDNSGKRTHTKTIDDSFLGLNVGIHLKTRMGNPSTNKIDLIQSFV, encoded by the coding sequence ATGGCTGATACTTTCTCCGATCTACACACAGAATCTGGTCTGAAGGCCCTAGATCAGTTCCTCTCAAGCAAATCTTACATATCTGGAAGTCATCTGATGAAGGACGATTTTAAGGTATACGCTGCCGTGTTGGGGAAGCCGTTGAATGATCTTTACCCCAATGCCAGCAAGTGGTATGAAGCTGTTTCTGCAAAGCTTGCACCCATCTTTCCAGGGAAAGCTGTGGGAGTAAGAATTCGAGGCCAAGCGACACTCGCAGAAGCTGTTGCTCCTGCTGCGGATGCTAAGACTTCTACTGCTGACGATGATGATCTTGACCTCTTTGGTGATGAGACGGAGGAGGACAAGAAAGCCGCAGAACAGAGGGAGGCTACAAATGCATCCActaagaagaaagaaagtgaaaagTCATCCATCTTTGTGGACATTAAGCCCTGGGATGACGTGACTAACATGAAGAAGTTGACATTTTTAGGCTTAGACTATATGAAACGACGCTACTCCACATCGTTTCACTCTAACTTACAAGTTCGCACATTAGTGCCATTTCTAATCTTGAGAGGCGTCCCTAACAGACGAGCAATGCTGAACAATGCCTCCCGATTAAAGAACTGGATCGACAACTCCGGCAAACGAACCCACACCAAAACAATCGACGACTCTTTCCTTGGATTAAATGTTGGTATCCATTTAAAGACACGCATGGGGAACCCTTCCACAAACAAAATTGACTTGATCCAAAGCTTTGTGTAA
- the LOC105178786 gene encoding uncharacterized protein LOC105178786, translating to MVLAITAAKVKLALFDVAEDKAAGLDGYTSGFYKAAWPIMGYNQQRLPPRCALKVDIRKAYDTINGDIFLVTLQLFGFLNKFISSIEECVTTPLFFIGINETPHGFFVGPRGLRQGDRMSPYLFFLIVEVLNLILQQLIDQDMNFAFHWKCAPLRLVQLGFADGLLLVS from the exons ATGGTGCTCGCTATCACAGCAGCTAAGGTAAAACTGGCCCTCTTCGACGTTGCCGAGGATAAAGCCGCTGGTCTTGATGGTTACACCTCAGGCTTCTACAAAGCAGCTTGGCCTATTATGG GCTATAATCAGCAGCGGCTACCACCTCGATGTGCTCTCAAGGTGGATATCCGTAAGGCATATGATACAATTAATGGGGATATCTTTCTTGTAACACTTCAATTGTTTGGATTTTTGAATAAGTTCATAAGCTCGATTGAAGAGTGTGTTACTACACCTTTGTTCTTTATTGGGATAAATGAAACTCCTCATGGATTCTTTGTTGGACCCAGGGGCCTTCGGCAGGGTGATCGAATGTcaccatatttatttttcctgaTTGTCGAAGTTTTGAACCTCATCTTGCAGCAATTGATAGATCAGGACATGAACTTTGCATTTCACTGGAAGTGTGCACCACTTCGCCTAGTTCAGCTTGGATTTGCGGATGGCTTACTATTGGTTTCATGA